The Vitis vinifera cultivar Pinot Noir 40024 chromosome 1, ASM3070453v1 DNA segment ATCCGGGTAGCCTTTTTGGTTCCCGTTGGAATTTTTCGAGTGTTTTTCAGgtaagtttgttttcttgttaatGTTTCTAATTATTAGTATCttcattgtaattttttttccccaaacttTTAGGATACAGGGCTACCATGGAatgatgatttaaaaataaaaaataaaaattcatcacTTGCTTTTCCTTCCCCAAAGATGCTGGATTATAATTGGTGGGGTTTGGTTAGTTCTGATGTAATACAGTTTGTTTCAGATTTTACTTTGTGATTGTAGAAAATATGTCTAGAagccttttccaaaaatttagtTCTTGTGTTCATGACTGACCAGTCACCAGATAGCATGAAATTACTGAATCATATGTTGAAGGGATTGAGAAATTGGGATCTCTGGAAATGTTGTAATTCTTGTGTCATATATCCTAATCCATATTTTACACATGAAAGCATGTTGGACTGAGGGTTGTTTTTCACTGGTTAAACATTGGTTAATTGTGTGCTATATGAATGGGATTTGGTTTAGATTTCCAAATCCTGCTAACACAAGACCAAACAATTCATATGAGAGTTAAGTGAATCATGGCACCCATATATGAAAAAGATTATGTGCATGTGTATGCTGGGGATTATGAGttctaatttgatttctttAGCCCATGTTGAGAAAAGAATGCATATCACATTTCTGGACATCTACTTTTTTCCTCAGtgacttattattatttgctATTGAAGTTTAGATTTCATGATGTTCAAGGTATGGAGCTATTTTCTTGACATTTACATGAGATTTCATGGAAGCACCAGTAGTTCTGCATATTTCTGGTGGGAGTATGAGTTTTAGTTTCATTAGTCATTTCATGTTGGGAAAAGAAAGCCTATCATATTTGGGCATGGGATTAGTTTCTTGAGAAATGGTTTTTTTGAAGTAACATTTGGGAATTTTCCATTATCTGCTGTAGATGCTGGTGTGCCATGGTGCCTGTCCACTGCCATGCAGAGTAAAGAAGCATGATACTAGCTATTTCTAATCCGAAGcatctaaattttcttttaaaaaaaatagaagaagaaaagttaagaaaagaagagaaatattTCAACGGATATGCTATTCTGTTGAGATCTGTATGTGAAGACCTATTTATAATGGTTCGATTTGTTGCAATTGAAACTCtcctagaagaaaaaaagatgacAGTATAACAATACTTCAAATGGTAGGCATTTAATGTATTTCTTATCTttctcttgttcttttttttttccgataGTAATATGATGTGTTTCTTTGCCTCCATGCTGAACAAAAATTGAAGGAAACTACTTCAATCTGAACTTTTCTAAGAAAATTATCCTCTAGATTGACAAAGACCATAAGACACTTTGGAAAAACTGTGTATCTATCTGCCATCATATTAGCTTAAATAGCAGCTTGTGTAATGAGGTAACCAGATGGAACATGAGGTTTCTCTcaagaaatcatttttactGCACCAAATGAAGCCAATGGTCATGCAACAtttaaacattaaaagaaaaaaaattagtctTAAGGATACTTGTAACTACCTGCTATAATTAAATGACTCATTGTGGTTTGCCCTTACATTGGATTGTGCCTTTTTGGTGGAAGCCAGTGTTTAATTTGAAACTTCATTCACCAATAtgtctaatttttcttttctgtttgcTCTAGCAGGGCACAATAAGGGAGGTTGAACCTGGTTGTCACACTATCAAATCTCATGGAGTCCAAGTGGCAAGAGATCACAAGCATGATTGGCTTATATTGCTGCTTCTTGTAATGTTAGAGATCATTCTACTTGTCATTCATCCATTTTACCGCTTTGTGGGAAAAGATATGATGGATGACCTTAAATATCCTTTGAAAGATAACACAGTACCTGTGTGGGCTGTTCCAGTAAGTTTTCCTTTATATAGCATGTTAATCTTTTAACTGGGTGTTTGAAAACCAAGTGAAACTTGAAAATAATTCCATTTGGTCTGACTCTGACAGAATTTGctcaattttattctatattacCTGAATATTTGAAATTACTTATTTCACCTGTATATAAGActaattttgtgtttttaacgAATTAACATAATGACAGGATTTACTGACTGACTTCATTTCACTTCCTTTTGGTAATAATTCCATTTGAAAGACCAGATTTTTGCCTTCAAATGCTATAGAAATCAAAATGAAACAAACTTCCATTTTTTGTCCTGCTTCCTTAGTTTTATCTGTGTTAGTTTGCTCAAGCAAGTGGAACTAACCAAGCCTTCTCTCACTTGATTATCAGATCTATGCTGTTCTGTTGCCGATTGtcatttttattctattctatCTTCGTAGGAGGGATGTATATGATCTGCACCACAGCATACTAGgtactattatatatataaaaccccaaggggataattttttttgctCCTATTTAAAGGAAGTGCCTATGAAGGTACTGCTGACTGATATGAATTCACGAAAGCAGGCCTCTTATTTTCTGTGCTGATCACTGCGGTTATCACGGATGCAATAAAAGATGCAGTTGGACGGCCTCGGCCAGACTTCTTTTGGCGCTGCTTTCCTGATGGAAAAGATGTATGTCAATATCTATTTCTTAACCCTAGTTTCTTTTCATGCCTTGTTACTGTGAGAGGTGAATATCTTTTTCCTCATAATAGTTTGTGCAGTTGATCTTCAAAAATTACCAGATTTTTGTCTTTTAGAGTCCTAATATCCATGAATATTTGTGAAAGTTGGTCAATCCAAATACAGGGCTCAAGATTTAGTACAGTAAATTGTTAAGATAATCGAACTTATTCTGCCTAATTTTTCACTGAATTGATTTAAATGTCCTGATCAAACCTTGCCGTGGTTGCTGGAGTTCCaactttttccttaattttaagttattgtCCTAAAATGTTGGAATTTACTGATCAAAACTAACATGATTGTTGGACTTCCTgcctttttccttaattttaatgcatcattccaaaaaattggaatttgatGCTGTCCAGAACTGACTTTGCTGGATTTTCAACCTTTTTTCCTTCACTTAATGTACCAttccaataaaatttaatattagttGCTGATTAAAATTGATTCTCAAAATTTGTCACTATGGTTTTATGTTAATTTGCATTTTTAGATTCTTGATTGctgattcattttatttctcatcCCTTCTTCAGGTGTATGATCAGTGGGGAGATGTTATATGCCATGGAAAGGATAGCATTATAAGGGAGGGACATAAGAGCTTCCCAAGTGGTCACACTTCGTGTAAGCTACAGTTCCTGCTATGTGCTTAATGTTTAGCTTCGAATAATATTAGCAGAAGTTTTAATGGACAATAAAAGTCAATTGATGGatcaaaaatagaagaaaaataccTGATGCTGTTAATTTGGTACTATTCTGGTTTACATTTAGGAAGCACTCTCCTACATTTAAGAGCaaacactaaaaaaattttCTCTTGGAATCAAGAAAAATACTTCCAATGGGCTGACTATACAACGCCttcattttcaattgttttttatttgagttaGCTGCTAGTTGTGCTGTAGTGGTGTCTTCAATGATGGAACTCAAACTTGTAAGAGACTTCTGATTCATAGAAAGAAAATGCAGATTGAAGTGTGCTCTGTCTTTTTAGTTTACCAAATGAATAGTACATGTGTTTTTCTCGTATCTGATGAAATATGATTGCTCTGCAGGGTCCTTTGCAGGCCTGGGTTTCCTATCATTGTACTTATCAGGAAAGATTCAAGCATTTGACCGCAAAGGGCATGTTGCAAAACTATGCATTGTTTTCCTCCCTCTACTTGCTGCATCTCTTGTTGGAGTTTCTCGGGTGGATGACTATTGGCACCATTGGCAAGATGTGTTTGCTGGAGGTCTTCTAGGTTTGTTTTAGTGCAGGCTGTCCTTTAGTCAAGTAAACTGTAATGCTTTTTCATTGTTTGATCTCACCGGatttatgtgattattttttttcaggGCTTGTTGTTGCATTTTTTTGCTATCTGCAGTTCTTTCCTCCTCCATATGATAATAATGGtaaaaatcttcattttctaattttctcaTCTTCACTTGACTTCTGTTGCTCATTGTTAATACATTCTTGTGATATCTGCCTTAAAAGATTTCCagaattcttttcttttctttttttttttctttttcagatcATTCAATTACATTTTATTAACTATGGTTTGtaaaaattatgtttcttttaagAGCCATTTCGGTTGTATGCCAAAAGTCCATCAACAAGAAAATTAGGCCTTCTGTTTTGTGGGGATGCCTTTTCTGGAAATGGGAAAGTAGAAAATGTGAATATGTTGGCACTATGGTAGAGAACAGGTTGAACCCAATTTTGATTATCCTTATGGGAGGTTTATTTCCAGGGGTAGTGAAAAGAAGATCTAAATAGAAGGATTTATTTGTGCAAATTTCATAAAGTGGGACGAGGGGTCTAGCTCCCCATTTTGTTTaagtaggaaaataaaattaatttgataaaagagATTGTTGCTCATCCAAACAATCACTTTGGCATCTGGATATCCTaagaaaattgaatcaattCATTGTCCATCACACAGTGGTTTACAGCACAACATAGATGTTTTTACATTTAGGATCAACTAAATCACCAGATAAGATAATAATggaaccaaaaaagaaaatccagAACTTCAGAAGCAGGCCCAaaaatttttggttttgtttgctTCACTATTTCTTAATGTTCTATTTATGGGGTATAGTTGTCAAGAATTAATGATTAGTTGATTGGTCTTAAAATCTCTGGCTTAG contains these protein-coding regions:
- the LOC100254175 gene encoding lipid phosphate phosphatase 2 isoform X2; this translates as MAWRYPGSLFGSRWNFSSVFQGTIREVEPGCHTIKSHGVQVARDHKHDWLILLLLVMLEIILLVIHPFYRFVGKDMMDDLKYPLKDNTVPVWAVPIYAVLLPIVIFILFYLRRRDVYDLHHSILGLLFSVLITAVITDAIKDAVGRPRPDFFWRCFPDGKDVYDQWGDVICHGKDSIIREGHKSFPSGHTSWSFAGLGFLSLYLSGKIQAFDRKGHVAKLCIVFLPLLAASLVGVSRVDDYWHHWQDVFAGGLLGLVVAFFCYLQFFPPPYDNNGSGPYAYFKMLEELRANREAAHSVNVQDAQGMEVVLPQQPSRNNKGFMPLSLDHDATDSLDQMEDGRR
- the LOC100254175 gene encoding lipid phosphate phosphatase 2 isoform X1, with amino-acid sequence MAWRYPGSLFGSRWNFSSVFQQGTIREVEPGCHTIKSHGVQVARDHKHDWLILLLLVMLEIILLVIHPFYRFVGKDMMDDLKYPLKDNTVPVWAVPIYAVLLPIVIFILFYLRRRDVYDLHHSILGLLFSVLITAVITDAIKDAVGRPRPDFFWRCFPDGKDVYDQWGDVICHGKDSIIREGHKSFPSGHTSWSFAGLGFLSLYLSGKIQAFDRKGHVAKLCIVFLPLLAASLVGVSRVDDYWHHWQDVFAGGLLGLVVAFFCYLQFFPPPYDNNGSGPYAYFKMLEELRANREAAHSVNVQDAQGMEVVLPQQPSRNNKGFMPLSLDHDATDSLDQMEDGRR
- the LOC100254175 gene encoding lipid phosphate phosphatase 2 isoform X3 produces the protein MQGTIREVEPGCHTIKSHGVQVARDHKHDWLILLLLVMLEIILLVIHPFYRFVGKDMMDDLKYPLKDNTVPVWAVPIYAVLLPIVIFILFYLRRRDVYDLHHSILGLLFSVLITAVITDAIKDAVGRPRPDFFWRCFPDGKDVYDQWGDVICHGKDSIIREGHKSFPSGHTSWSFAGLGFLSLYLSGKIQAFDRKGHVAKLCIVFLPLLAASLVGVSRVDDYWHHWQDVFAGGLLGLVVAFFCYLQFFPPPYDNNGSGPYAYFKMLEELRANREAAHSVNVQDAQGMEVVLPQQPSRNNKGFMPLSLDHDATDSLDQMEDGRR
- the LOC100254175 gene encoding lipid phosphate phosphatase 2 isoform X4 produces the protein MGTIREVEPGCHTIKSHGVQVARDHKHDWLILLLLVMLEIILLVIHPFYRFVGKDMMDDLKYPLKDNTVPVWAVPIYAVLLPIVIFILFYLRRRDVYDLHHSILGLLFSVLITAVITDAIKDAVGRPRPDFFWRCFPDGKDVYDQWGDVICHGKDSIIREGHKSFPSGHTSWSFAGLGFLSLYLSGKIQAFDRKGHVAKLCIVFLPLLAASLVGVSRVDDYWHHWQDVFAGGLLGLVVAFFCYLQFFPPPYDNNGSGPYAYFKMLEELRANREAAHSVNVQDAQGMEVVLPQQPSRNNKGFMPLSLDHDATDSLDQMEDGRR